The Aedes aegypti strain LVP_AGWG chromosome 1, AaegL5.0 Primary Assembly, whole genome shotgun sequence sequence tctttttcttcttcagtgGTAGCACCTTCAGTTTCAGTTGATTCCTCTTCTCCAGTAGTAGTACCTTCAGTTTCAGGATGCTCTGTTGGTTCTTTCTCTTCTCCAGCTGATGTACCTTCAGTTTCAGTcgtctcttctttttcttcaggcGTGGACCTTCAGATTCAGGGTGCTCTGTTGTTGCTTCagttgtttctttttcttcttcagtgGTAGCACCTTCAGTTTCAGTTGATTCCTCTTCTCCAGTAGTAGTACCTTCAGTTTCAGGATGCTCTGTTGGTTCTTTCTCTTCTCCAGCTGTTGTACCTTCAGTTTCAGTcgtctcttctttttcttcaggcGTGGCACCTTCAGATTCAGGGTGCTCTGTTGTTGCTTCagttgtttctttttcttcttcagtgGTAGCACCTTCAGTTTCAGTTGATTCCTCTTCTCCAGTAGTAGTACCTTCAGTTTCAGGATGCTCTGTTGGTTCTTTCTCTTCTCCAGCTGTTGTACCTTCTGTTTCAGTcgtctcttctttttcttcaggcGTGGTACCTTCAGATTCAGGGTGCTCTGTTGTTGCTTCagttgtttctttttcttcttcagtgGTAGCACCTTCAGTTTCAGTTGATTCCTCTTCTCCAGTAGTAGTACCTTCAGTTTCAGGATGCTCTGTTGGTTCTTTCTCTTCTCCAGCTGTTGTACCTTCTGTTTCAGTcgtctcttctttttcttcaggcGTGGTACCTTCAGATTCAGGGTGCTCTGTTGTTGCTTCagttgtttctttttcttcttcagtgGTAGCACCTTCAGTTTCAGTTGATTCCTCTTCTCCAGTAGTAGTACCTTCAGTTTCAGGATGCTCTGTTGGTTCTTTCTCTTCTCCAGCTGTTGTACCTTCTGTTTCAGTcgtctcttctttttcttcaggcGTGGCACCTTCAGATTCAGGGTGCTCTGTTGTTGCTTCagttgtttctttttcttcttcagtgGTAGCACCTTCAGTTTCAGTTGATTCCTCTTCTCCAGTAGTAGTACCTTCAGTTTCAGGATGCTCTGTTGGTTCTTTCTCTTCTCTAGCTGTTGTACCTTCTGTTTCAGTcgtctcttctttttcttcaggcGTGGTACCTTCAGATTCAGGGTGCTCTGTTGTTGCTTCagttgtttctttttcttcttcagtgGTAGCACCTTCAGTTTCAGTTGATTCCTCTTCTCCAGTAGTAGTACTTCAGTTTCAGGATGCTTTGTTGGTTCTTTCTCTTCTCCAGCTGTTGTACCTTCTGTTTCAGTCGTCTCTTCTTTTTTTCAGGCGTGGTACCTTCAGATTCAGGGTGCTCTGTTGTTGCTTTCagttgtttctttttcttcttcagtgGTAGCACCTTCAGTTTCAGTTGATTCCTCTTCTCCAGTAGTAGTACCTTCAGTTTCAGGATGCTCTGTTGGTTCTTTCTCTTCTCTAGCTGTTGTACCTTCTGTTTCAGTcgtctcttctttttcttcaggcGTGGTACCTTCAGATTCAGGGTGCTCTGTTGTTGCTTCagttgtttctttttcttcttcagtgGTAGCACCTTCAGTTTCAGTTGATTCCTCTTCTCCAGTAGTAGTACCTTCAGTTTCAGGATGCTCTGTTGGTTCTTTCTCTTCTCCAGCTGATGTACCTTCAGTTTCAGTcgtctcttctttttcttcaggcGTGGTACCTTCAGATTCAGGGTGCTCTGTTGTTGCTTCagttgtttctttttcttcttcagtgGTAGCACCTTCAGTTTCAGTTGATTCCTCTTCTCCAGTAGTAGTACCTTCAGTTTCAGGATGCTCTGTTGGTTCTTTCTCTTCTCCAGCTGTTGTACCTTCTGTTTCAGTcgtctcttctttttcttcaggcGTGGTACCTTCAGATTCAGGGTGCTCTGTTGTTGCTTCagttgtttctttttcttcttcagtgGTAGCACCTTCAGTTTCAGTTGATTCCTCTTCTCCAGTAGTAGTACCTTTCAGTTTCAGGATGCTCTGTTGGTTCTTTCTCTTCTGCAGCTGTTGTACCTTCTGTTTCAGTcgtctcttctttttcttcaggcGTGGTACCTTTAGATTCAGGGTGCTCTGTTGTTGCTTCagttgtttctttttcttcttcagtgGTAGCACCTTCAGTTTCAGTTGATTCCTCTTCTCCAGTAGTAGTACTTTCAGTTTCAGGATGCTCTGTTGGTTCTTTCTCTTCTCCAGCTGTTGTACCTTCAGTTTACAGTcgtctcttctttttcttcggGCGTGGTACCTTCAGATTCAGGGTGCTCTGTTGTTGCTTCagttgtttctttttcttcttcagtgGTAGCACCTTCAGTTTCAGTTGATTCCTCTTCTCCAGTAGTAGTACCTTCAGTTTCAGGATGCTCTGTTGGTTCTTTCTCTTCTCCAGCTGTTGTACCTTCTGTTTCAGTCGTCTCTTCTTGTTCTTCGGGCGTGGTTTCTTTAGATTCAGGGTGCTCTGTTGTTGCTTCagttgtttctttttcttcttcagtgGTAGCACCTTCAGTTTCAGTTGATTCCTCTTCTCCAGTAGTAGTACCTTCAGTTTCAGGATGCTCTGTTGGTTCTTTCTCTTCTCTAGATGTTGTACCTTCTGTTTCAGTcgtctcttctttttcttcaggcGTGGTACCTTCAGATTCAGGGTGCTCTGTTGTTGCTTCagttgtttctttttcttcttcagtgGTAGCACCTTCAGTTTCAGTTGATTCCTCTTCTCCAGTAGTAGTACCTTCAGTTTCAGGATGCTCTGTTGGTTCTTTCTCTTCTCCAGCTGATGTACCTTCAGTTTCAGTcgtctcttctttttcttcaggcGTGGTACCTTCAGATTCAGGGTGCTCTGTTGTTGCTTCagttgtttctttttcttcttcagtgGTAGCACCTTCAGTTTCAGTTGATTCCTCTTCTCCAGTAGTAGTACCTTCAGTTTCAGGATGCTCTGTTGGTTCTTTCTCTTCTCCAGCTGATGTACCTTCAGTTTCAGTcgtctcttctttttcttcaggcGTGGTACCTTCTGATTCAGGGTGCTCTGTTGTTGCCTcagttttttctttttcttcttcagtgGTAGCACCTTCAGTTTCATTTGTTTTCTCCTCTCCAGTAGTAGTACCTTCAGTTTCAGGATGCTCTGTTGGTTCTTTCTCTTCTCCAGCTGTTGTACCTTCTGTTTCAGTCGTCTTTTCTTGTTCTTCGGGCGTGGTTTCTTTAGATTCAGGGTGCTCTGTTTTTGCTTCagttgtttctttttcttcttcagtggtagtaccttcagtttcagttgatttttcctcttcttcttcagTGGTAGCATTTTCAGTACCACTTGTTGAAGTCGTTGTTGTTTCGAATAGAATTTTTTTGATCTCTTCTAGTACGTCGGATATGGGTTTTGGTGTTGTGACTTCTTGTTGTTTTTCCATGGGGAACAGTTTTCTCATTAGTTGTCCAATTTTTAGTGCTACTTGATTGCGAATCATTTTGaggatgtttgcattgatttccTTTGTCACCTAGAATGTTTATTTTAGACTTGATTAAAGTTTAACATGTTTTGTTCCACACAATATTTAACCTTTTTGTTGATTGAACTTACAGAATTCAGAACTATTATTAGGCACAGGAGAAGTGCTGTTCTATTGAGCTTTTTTGCACAGttcatttttggttttgagataACTTCTTTTCTTCACTGTAACCGTAACGCAACTAATGATGATTGCACACAATTTTTCTCCATAGACTGATCTTATTGAAACGTCTGTTTACTCAGTTGGTTCATAACTGACCTACTCATTCTGTGCTTATTTTATATGGGTCTCTCATATGTGCTTAGGTTTATTACAGggatttgtttgctttgctttTGCTATGTTACGTGGGCTCTGACGTTGTATGGCTTTATGCTTATTGTTTCAAATGGATTGTATTTGCTAAATCATCCGGGAGATCAGATATATACATATATGTATAATTTGCCTAACGACACATTTATATGCATTTTCAATTTGTCAGTgttcagctttttttttaaagaacaatACGTTTCGTACATTTAGTTTtgtctttttcttggcattaagtcCCCGATGGACCAGaacctgcttctaagcttagttTTTGTCAAAATCCATGCAGCTAGTACGAACATACTCttaacttttatttattttcgatttttatttttgtttaggTATTGTATCCGAAGatcattttcttcaa is a genomic window containing:
- the LOC110679219 gene encoding spindle pole body component 110-like; its protein translation is MLPLKKKRKNQLKLKVLPLKKKKKQLKQKQSTLNLKKPRPKNKKRRLKQKVQQLEKRKNQQSILKLKVLLLERRKQMKLKVLPLKKKKKKLRQQQSTLNQKVPRLKKKKRRLKLKVHQLEKRKNQQSILKLKVLLLEKRNQLKLKVLPLKKKKKQLKQQQSTLNLKVPRLKKKKRRLKLKVHQLEKRKNQQSILKLKVLLLEKRNQLKLKVLPLKKKKKQLKQQQSTLNLKVPRLKKKKRRLKQKVQHLEKRKNQQSILKLKVLLLEKRNQLKLKVLPLKKKKKQLKQQQSTLNLKKPRPKNKKRRLKQKVQQLEKRKNQQSILKLKVLLLEKRNQLKLKVLPLKKKKKQLKQQQSTLNLKVPRPKKKKRRL